GCTGGTCGGAATACGGATGATGCGATCGTCAGAGAAACCGGCGATCTTCTTCCAGAGATTAAAAGCCTCGTCGTCGGTGTGATAGACCGTGACCAGCAGACGGTTGCGATCGATGCCGAATTCCTTGGTGATCAGGTTCCAGGCATGGGTAATCGCCTCTTCCTTGAAATAGTCGCCAAAGGAGAAATTGCCGAGCATTTCGAAGAACGTATGGTGACGCGCCGTATAACCGACATTGTCGAGGTCGTTATGCTTGCCACCGGCGCGCACACATTTCTGCGCGGAAGCGGCCGTGGAATAAGGACGGCTTTCGAGACCGGTGAAGACGTTCTTGAACTGCACCATGCCGGCATTGGTGAACATCAGCGTCGGATCGTTGCGCGGCACCAGCGGACTGGAGGGCACAATCTCGTGTCCGTTCTTCTTGAAGTAGTCGAGAAAGGTCGACCGAATTTCATTCACACCGCTCATGCCCACACACCGCTCACAGCTGGAGTCCATCACCGCCATCCCGAATGATGGCTATCTTGCAAAATCAAAGGCTTTTATCGTCCGCATCCTGCCCTGTCCAGCCATGGAGGCGCACCAAGGCGTCTAGGCAAAGAAAAAGGGCCACGCGAGGAAAATCGCACGACCCTTTTGATCCATACCGGCTCACGCCGGCAAAGCCACCGGGCGCGAACGCCCGGACCTTCGAATGCATCAGCCCTCGTCGGGACCGTCGTCGCTTTCGCCGGCTTCCGGGCCGCCATTCTGCAGGAACCGATCGGCGATCAGACCGGCGTTCTGGCGCAGCGCCAGTTCGATCTCGCTTGCCATTTCCGGATTGTCGCGCAGGAAGGTCTTGGCATTTTCACGCCCCTGCCCCAAACGCTGGCTGTTATAGGAGAACCATGCACCGGATTTCTCGACGATACCGGCTTTCACGCCGAGATCGACAAGCTCGCCGGTCTTGGAAACACCTTCGCCATACATGATGTCGAATTCCACCTGCTTGAAAGGCGGTGCCATCTTGTTCTTGACGACCTTGACGCGGGTCTGGTTGCCGACAACCTCTTCACGCTCCTTGACGGCGCCGATACGGCGAATGTCGAGACGCACCGAGGCGTAGAATTTAAGCGCATTACCACCCGTCGTCGTTTCCGGCGAACCGAACATGACGCCGATCTTCATGCGGATCTGGTTGATGAAGATCACCATGCACTTCGACTTGGAGATCGAGGCGGTCAGCTTGCGCAGCGCCTGGCTCATCAGACGTGCCTGAAGGCCCGGCAGGCTGTCGCCCATCTCACCTTCGATTTCGGCACGCGGCGTCAGCGCCGCAACCGAGTCCACCACCAGAATGTCGACGGCACCGGAGCGCACCAGCGTATCGGTGATTTCAAGCGCCTGCTCGCCCGTATCCGGCTGCGAGAT
This region of Agrobacterium tumefaciens genomic DNA includes:
- the recA gene encoding recombinase RecA, which gives rise to MAQNSLRLVEDKSVDKSKALEAALSQIERSFGKGSIMKLGSNENVVEVETISTGSLSLDIALGIGGLPKGRIVEIYGPESSGKTTLALQTIAEAQKKGGICAFVDAEHALDPVYARKLGVDLQNLLISQPDTGEQALEITDTLVRSGAVDILVVDSVAALTPRAEIEGEMGDSLPGLQARLMSQALRKLTASISKSKCMVIFINQIRMKIGVMFGSPETTTGGNALKFYASVRLDIRRIGAVKEREEVVGNQTRVKVVKNKMAPPFKQVEFDIMYGEGVSKTGELVDLGVKAGIVEKSGAWFSYNSQRLGQGRENAKTFLRDNPEMASEIELALRQNAGLIADRFLQNGGPEAGESDDGPDEG